From the genome of Erigeron canadensis isolate Cc75 unplaced genomic scaffold, C_canadensis_v1 Conyza_canadensis_unscaffolded:339, whole genome shotgun sequence:
ccaccatcatcatctccggccaccaccatgaTCTTCCGGTGACGGCGACTATCtctggcgagacttacacatgtgtaagttaactttccggcgatgatggtggctggtgtgttgtcaaaaattatgattcggagcgggcttgcccttaaggatattcataaaccaaagctggtgggggtgataggtcattgagggtgataggtcataatgtaataggtcatagagggtgatataggtcatagggggtaactggtgatgggtgatctacctaacagGCTCCGCCTTAGCCGCtgtggctccgccatggactgacgggctctgCCCTTGGCCACTGCCATagtgccatggattgacgggctccgcctttaaccttcattgttgtgtacataagtTGTACttcacatgtgtaagttgtacttacacatgtgtaagtctcgccggagatggtcgccgtcgctggatgatcatggtggtggtcggagatgatggtggtggtggtaggaggtggTTGGAATTGGAGGAGATGGAAGAAAATCAATGGATTTTTTTGAACTCAAATTAGCTAGACTCATtttatcccatatatatatatatatagtgaaaagttattttgagaaccttttttacgagaacctttgagaacttttcaaatcaagctcaactgatgattattctttacattattttttgattgttttctgaataacttatttgtaattttgaagtttataattgtatggaggcatggattatcatccattatacaattatgtagagatttggattcttgatcacatgtgcacgaatattgctatgattacatgtgatcagCTTGCAAACATGTGATCATaccaatattcgtgcacatgtgatcaagaatccaaattttcacataattgtataacggatgataatccatgcccacacaattataaacttcaaaattacacataagttattcagaaaacaatcaaaaaaacaattttcatgtaaagaacaatcatcggttgggctgatttgaaaagttctcaaaggttctcataAAGGAAGATGTAGCTAAAACAGCTTTTCGCACTCGATATGGGCATTATGAGTTTCTTGTCATGCCATTTGGGTTGACAAATGCTCCAGCCGCTTTTATGGATTTAATGAATCGGGTATGTCGTCCATTCTTAGATCATTTTGTGATTGTcttcattgacgatattctgATTTATTCTAAGTCGGAAACCGAGCACCGTGGGCACTTAAGAGCCATCCTCGAGGTTCTTAGGGAGAAGAAATATATGCTAAGTTCTCCAAGTGTGAATTCTGGCTTCGAGAAGTTCAATTTCTCGGCCATGTCATCTCTTCCGAAGGTATTAAGTTGATCCCTCAAAGATTGAAGCTGTCTCTAAATGGGAACAGCCAAAGACACCCACTGAGATCAAGAGTTTTCTTGGTTTAGCGGGTTACTATCGAAGGTTCATTCAAGATTTCTTTCTCGTATAGCTAAGCCCATGACTGAATTGACAAAGAAGAGAAGGTGAAGTTCGTGTGGGCTGAAGCTCAAGAAAAGGCTTTTCAAACGTTAAAGACCAAGTTATGTGAAGCTCCAATCCTCGCCTTACCCGAAGGTACCGATGATCTTTTGTTTATAGTGATGCTTCTATTTCAGGTTTGGGTTGTGTTCTCATGCAAAGGGACAAGGTTATTGCCTATGCTTCACGTCAGTTGAAGCCTCATGAAAAGAACTACCCGACCCATGATCTAGAGTTGGCTGCTGTGGTGTTTGCTTTGAAGTTGtggaggcattatttgtatggcACTAAGTGTACTTTGTACACCGACCACAAAAGCTTGCAATATGTGTTCACACAAAAGGAAATGAATGTAAGACAACGGAGATGGATGGAACTtctgaaagattatgattgtgagattaAATATCATCCCGGTAAAGCCAATGTGGTGGTGGATGCATTAAGTAGGAAGGTGCAGAATTTCTCTTGTAGATTGATGAGCATGGTTGTTCAAGCCAAGTCGGGGTTACTTGATCGTATCAAGGAAGCTCAATGAAGGCTTTGATGAAGGATACATTGATAAAGAGAGTATTGGAAAGAAGAAATATCTTGCCATGGAAACGAACAGCCGTGGTTTCCAAACGTATAAGGGTCGAATTTGGGTACCATTGCTTGATGGTAACCGAGAATTGATCCTAGAAGAAGCTCATAGGTCAAGATATTCAGTCCACCCCGGTGTTacaaagatgtatgcagatttgAAGCCTATTTATTGGTGGCCAAACATTAAGGGAGAAATTGCCCATTTTGTTGAAAGGTGTTTGACTTGTGCACGTGTGAAAACTGATCATAAAAAGCCATATGGAATGTTGCATCAGTTGGAAATTCCGGAATGGAAATGGGATCATATAACTATGGATTTTGACTAAGTTACTGAGGACTCCTAAGggtaatgatatgatatgggttatTGTGGATAGATTGACGAAGAGTGCTCATTTCCTAGCAACACGTCAAGATGTACCCTTAGCCAAGATGGCAAAGATGTACATAGATGAAATTGTGTCCAAACATGGTGTACCACTATCTATTGTTTCAGATCGAGACTCGAGGTATGTATCTAGTTTTTGGAAAAGTCTTCAGCGAGAATTAGGTACTAGAGTAAACTTGAGTACCGCCTATCATCCTCAATCTGATGGGCAAAGCGAAAGAACAATCCAAACGTTGGAGGATATGTTGAGAGCTTGTGTACTAGAGTATGGTGGAGCATGGGATGATCATTTGAAACTGATtgagttttcttataataatagctatcatgcaAGTATTGGAATGCCACCATTTGAAATGCTTTATGGTAGAAGGTGTAGGACTCCAAGTTGTTGGATGGAGCCCGGTGAAAAGCAAATTACGGGTCCTGAAATTGTAGAGATCACAGCTGAAAAAGTTAATGTTGCAAGGGAAGCACTTCGTGTGGCTAGAGAACGACAGAAAACGTATGCCGATAAGAAAAGAAGGCCAATTGAGTTCAAGTCGGTGATTTGGTGATGCTGAAAGTCTCCCCTTGGAAAGGAGTTATTCGTTTTGGTAAGAAAGGAAAGCTAAGTCCACGATTCATTGGACCATTTAAGGTACTCCAACGCATCAAGGATGTAGCTTATCGATTGGAATTACCTCCTGAGTTAGATGGAATTCATAGTACATTTCATGTATCTTATTTGAGGAAGTGTTTGGCGGATGAATCTAGTGTTATTCCCATTGAAGATGTAAGCATTGATCCGAGTAAAAGATGATTGAGGAACCGGTAGCCATACTTGGAAGGAAGCAAAAGAAGCTACACCGGAAATTGATTGACCTTGTGTTGATCAAATGGAAGCACACTCATGGTGAAAGCCTAACGTGGGAAACGGAATCCGTGATGAAGGAGAAGTATCCAGAGTTGTTCATTTCTGATGAGATTCCGGGGATGGAATCCTTTAagggggaggtaattgtaacatcccaaactttttatttaacaattgacctgagtcgttaagtcaacattacgtgtccgttaagcctatacatgatttaatgactatatgtgtttaatgtgttatatgtgtcaagctttagtgccttaatgattaatgtgctaaagtgcttaagatatgttttatatgtcttttgatgtgcttaaagtatttaatgtgttgtaagtattcccaataggtgttttgagttaaatatgagccataaggaagcctaaggactagttttgacataggtggaaactaaaaaacgggattagggtcttggagcaggtcattagcttctaattactcatattatccttttctctttgagccttaaccattccccattgccataatcaattccttgttcgatttcatcttcgtttggttgattcgagagtgttttgatcaagtttctacattctctttgtaatctccaggtatcccaggtataataacattgattttatgtcctttcaatcccttgattcgattcataactgatctaggtctttagagggttgattggagtcaaaaaCGTGAGTTTCGATcaattcggtaacctaaaatgattgttgttgtgttgcaaatcaattggatgttagggttgttttcatgacatcattagagtcttaaaatgatgaattttgagggttaaaagtcgttcataaggtttggggtcgtttggggtgtgtttggttaagttttggaggttaaacaatgaggtttgtgcagaatcggggctagctgcggcgcagctactaagctgcggcgcaactggaatccagtgacacatagctgcgacgcaacttgtagttgcgacgcaaaagcgacggaattttcaaatggccataacttttgaaccgtaactccgtttttaacaaataagctatccacggaatcgtaagagagtctactttctaatggttatgtttttaaaagatgattgtgatgtcaagtttccagaatggttaatttagtgagtgaatgtcgagtttcgtcgagttttgtaagctttaaagtattaatcgaatgtccgatgcatcaagccttgtcatgggtcatgtttatagatacttaggcttgattcatgaacaaaagtaagtaggtacttgtttagcttattatgtcgtttaatgattataggtaatcgggaatacttgcaaagctcggtaacttacgttatcattttgtacgcttctaagaggtaagatacactactttgacatgctgagggttcaacaaaagatggTTTTCTTATAATAGCTTCCATTTGATATCTTGATCGTTTATGGGTAATCGGGATAcatgggaggtgatatgggctatgtaaatgACATTTGAGGCCTGATATGCAgtccctatgatatgaaatgaaatgaaatgatatgatatgatatgttttgagatgtattgtattgtgcatgtttgtatggcttattaatctagttcactagactctttaagttgccatgtcacgtgcacgtttaagggcccaaacgtaaaagatgattatgtgtTATGTTTAGGTAATGTAGATTCCTGAactatatgtaatgtaaatcgagctcgtatatgatatgaaagtgttaagcttaacccgtacttgcccttgcccggtgagtacgtatatggttgcttggtggctccttgcaacataattacgtggttagagtatctccgggtggcgtgattaaccaccaatgtcttgaacatacggactactcctggattggcttgccattccttaacgacactgaTGGACCGCCGTAATgcttatccatccagtcgggtgtgaggtcccCGTTAGGTCTtttgaccgcctacacacaaacttacaccttatatgatatgagtgacttatgtcacacctgaaatgatgttatatgtgatgatgaaaagatgattaggcacatcTAAGACGAACAATCCTATACGAATGATGTTTATGGctatatgagatgttatgtgccttaatgatgaaatatgacttttaatacgttttaattggacaaatgtttttataagctcgtgttatcttacttagctaattcgttagctaacacttgtttcttgaaatgtgttgttcctTCAGGTTTAGAAAGCTTTGAGTGTTGATGAATAAAgagcgaggcatgggtagattgtTGAAAAggattatagtttacccatagtggctgctcctttagacctttgaattttatgtttagatatttatgaattgtattgacttgtgatcggttgttttatgttgggcaaccgatggatttccatttagacttgtttcaatGATATGGCTAATAATACCATttgatgaataaaccaaactgaaattattggtttggacttttaaatgtttttccgctttctttgacaccGTTAGGTGAAAGCTCCTGGAAATCCTtgttttaaatgatgggtgttacaagttggtatcagagaattggtttaagtgaaccaaaatTCGACCAAGACCATAGGATTTTGGACTTAAACTGCATGAGAAAGGATAGGGCTTAAGTAGGTATGCTTAGCCATTGAAATGAGATGCTTTAGGAAGGGTTTGGGGTTGAGAGAGAGTGCAAATTGAGGCTTATATGTGTTATGTTGTTCTTAATATTTATGTTTAGTAGCCTTAATCTTTTTATTCTCACTCTAACCTTTGCTAACCGACGTCGTTGCATTGTAGACATCATGGTTAACACTCGTACTAACAGTCGACGTAAGAGAGCAGCTCCAAGCAATGGCCAATCGAATCGAAATGGGGCTGGAAATGATGTCAACCAAAGGCCTCCTCGAAGGCCACTTCCGGTGTGCAACTCACAAGGTCTGAAATTGATCGAGCAAACCCGGTACTTGAACAAATTCCTACTCAAGCTGAAATGCATGAAGAATTGAGGGTATTCGAGCTCTCTTGTTAAGGAATGAGGAGGAATTGGCTCAATTGAGGGCTGAAAAGGAAGCAAGCTTGCAAAGGAACGAGCACACGGATGGAAACTATTCCAATCGCTCGAATCGTGTTGAGATATCTGCTGGAAGGTCATTGGTTGCTCCTAGTAATGAGGTAGCTGAAGGGAATGGTGTGGAAAATGGGGTGGAGCCTCGTGTTATGGCTGCTCCTCGTGTCCATAACTTTAAATATGAAAGCTTTAAGAAGTGTGGTGCTAAGGAATTTGATGGCACACTTGATGCAGTGGGTGCCATGGAATGGCTGACTGATATTGAAGTGGTTTTTGCTTCGTGCTACTGTCCGGATGATATGAAGGTGTTATGTGCTACCCGTGTGTTAACAAAGAATGCTCGCAACTGGTGGAGATCAACTACTGTTTCCTTGACTCCTGAGGTGCTTGCTGCTATGCCTTGGGGTACATTCAGGGAAAATTTTTTGGAAGAATATGTGGGTACACGTGAGTTAAGATTGATCGAGAAGGAATTCAGAGCTTTGACTGCTAAGCCAGGTGCCATAGGTGAGTATGCCCGTTCATTTACAGAAAAGCTCCAGTTTGTAGGTCGTATGGTACCAAGAGAGATAGATCAGATCGAAGCTTACTGTGATGGTCTTCCTGCCAGCTATCGCGGCCTTTGTAGGCAACACACTACGTTGTCTGCCGCTATTAAGGAGTCTAAGAGGTTGGATGATGATTTAAGTCTGAAAAAATGGCTTCAAAAGATGATGATAAGAAATTCGGTTTCAAGAGAAGGTTCAATGGGTCTTCGAATTCTAATAAGAGGTTCAAAGGTAGTTCTACTTCGAATGGGGATAAGGATAAGAAAAAGAGTAGCACATGGTGTTCAGCTTGCAAGACCTATCATGAGGGTCCATGTCCTGACAAGACCAAGAGGTGTGATAAGTGTGGTAGTCCGGGGCACGCTGCAGTTGATTGTAAAGACAAGGCTCGTTGTTACAAGTGTAAAGAAACGGGTCATAAGATTGCTGATTGTCCTCAGATGAAGAACGATGGAAAGAAGACGGTTGCTCCAAAGCCAAAAGTTCATGCCCTTCAGATGACAGTGGAAGCTGCTAAGGATAACGATGAGGTAGTAAGCGGTACTTTTCTTGTTAATTCAAAACCTGCTTCTGTTCTTTTTGATTCGGGTGCAAATAGGTCTTTTGTGTCTACATTGTTTGCTCCTAAGCTCGGAAGAGTTACTACTCCTCTTGATTGCTCCATAGAAGTAGAAGTTGCTAACGGTACTATTAGTGA
Proteins encoded in this window:
- the LOC122584484 gene encoding uncharacterized protein LOC122584484: MIEEPVAILGRKQKKLHRKLIDLVLIKWKHTHGESLTWETESVMKEKYPELFISDEIPGMESFKGETSWLTLVLTVDVREQLQAMANRIEMGLEMMSTKGLLEGHFRIEGIRALLLRNEEELAQLRAEKEASLQRNEHTDGNYSNRSNRVEISAGRSLVAPSNEVAEGNGVENGVEPRVMAAPRVHNFKYESFKKCGAKEFDGTLDAVGAMEWLTDIEVVFASCYCPDDMKVLCATRVLTKNARNWWRSTTVSLTPEVLAAMPWGTFRENFLEEYVGTRELRLIEKEFRALTAKPGAIGEYARSFTEKLQFVGRMVPREIDQIEAYCDGLPASYRGLCRQHTTLSAAIKESKRFNGSSNSNKRFKGSSTSNGDKDKKKSSTWCSACKTYHEGPCPDKTKRCDKCGSPGHAAVDCKDKARCYKCKETGHKIADCPQMKNDGKKTVAPKPKVHALQMTVEAAKDNDEVVSGTFLVNSKPASVLFDSGANRSFVSTLFAPKLGRVTTPLDCSIEVEVANGTISDIRVGYDDCSIEIEGRAFPVQLLPTTLAGFDVVIGMDWLSQNNATIICSQKIVSFPTPDGKIISVYGDKKRGTIKIINMMKALKCIRQNKSHFLAYVIDARKEKSSISNVEVVSEFSDVFPDDLPGIPPDREVTFQIELVPGATPVAKAPYRLAPTEMKELMTQLQDLLDKGFIQPSSSPWGAPVLFVKKKHGSMRMCIDYRELNKRTVKNKYPLPRIDDLFDQLHGASYFSKIDLRSGYHQLKVKKEDVAKTAFRTRYGHYEFLVMPFGLTNAPAALWI